From Phragmitibacter flavus, the proteins below share one genomic window:
- a CDS encoding plastocyanin/azurin family copper-binding protein, whose protein sequence is MNASFLRTFCASVVSVWFLGLPSVKAAPVFEKNNLAAWCIVPFDAKKRGPEERAAMLKALGIRQFVYDYRTEHVPQWEAEMEALKKNGIELTGWWFPRTLNEEGRRILEVIGRHGWKRCDLWVTGGDSTVEKEVERLKPMAVEAAKVGVRVGLYNHGGWFGEPDNQIATIEALKKEGVNNVGIVYNLHHGHGHLTKLPELMALMKPYLIGLNLNGMDVDGDKKGRKILPIGVGTEDVKVLKVIRDSGYAGPVGILNHTNEDAEGRLKDNLAGLQWVVAQLDGAEAGPRPKYVTWHEEPKLKPASSASEFTPERKPLRVEEWPDWEAPVNRDRMFDFYGKQARFFMKQKPRPSMVEVYPGLDGGKMGHWGNQTEETWRDDRWSKSDLGNVLSTVIHAEGFTLPKAVALRLGNGGEMAAVFDPLTLSFPLVWREGFLKVSDVRRGFMGGMSLEGKVVQKERIAAPKGKVEYRGFYRDGKRVVFAYALNGEELLDTVWEENGVFLRERGPVEGHSHKSVLKGGVTQWPGWIEMKGEIGENRPFAVDTIPVPFENPYGTLFFISGHDFFQDGTAAVATMTGEVWLVKGIDEKLEKVRWKRFATGLHQPLGVRIVNDQLYVLGRDQITRLQDLNGDDEADFHECVTNAQLTSAGGHDYITGLEIDAEGRFYFASGNQGVCRVKPGGEVEVLAKGFRNPNGLGLSEDGTVTTSVQEGDWTPASAICQVVNGAHFGAGGPKDGKMPELPLIYFPRGEDNSSGGQCFVSGEKWSALRGRGNGSGNLVHFSPGSGSAFLVMREQLKGKWQGAAVRLGGGFKSGAQNGRFHPVDGHLYVSGLNGWSSYTPEDGCLQRVRYVGGVAVPVEIESRDNGVLIRFDEAVDVNVAKEAAKHGVQCWNYKYSAAYGSPEWSVKHPDKAGHDVLEVRSAHVLEGGKTLFLEIPQLVPANVVHLHVALTADRSADVFLTAHALGEAFVEFPGYQTIAKESAAVSPDPMASLKMPPPAKPNVWTKGEAGRKLVMEAALGLQFVQKELRVKAGERVTLEFNNPDVVPHNWVLLKPGTTASVGQKVNLLIADPQGLARHYIPETDEVLVFTDMVNPQEKFTIHFDAPKERGDYPYLCSFPGHWQAMNGVMKVE, encoded by the coding sequence ATGAATGCCAGTTTTCTCCGCACGTTTTGTGCTTCCGTTGTTTCCGTGTGGTTTTTGGGATTGCCCTCGGTGAAGGCAGCTCCAGTATTTGAAAAGAACAACCTCGCGGCGTGGTGCATTGTGCCGTTTGACGCCAAGAAGCGGGGGCCGGAAGAGCGGGCGGCGATGCTGAAGGCGTTGGGCATCCGCCAGTTTGTTTACGATTACCGGACGGAACATGTGCCGCAGTGGGAGGCGGAGATGGAGGCGCTGAAAAAGAACGGCATTGAGCTGACAGGGTGGTGGTTTCCCAGGACTCTGAATGAGGAGGGCAGACGGATCTTGGAGGTGATCGGTCGTCATGGTTGGAAGCGTTGCGACTTATGGGTGACAGGCGGGGACAGCACGGTGGAGAAAGAGGTGGAGAGATTGAAGCCGATGGCGGTTGAGGCAGCGAAGGTGGGGGTGAGGGTGGGTTTATATAATCACGGTGGCTGGTTTGGGGAGCCGGACAATCAAATCGCAACCATTGAGGCGCTTAAGAAGGAGGGGGTAAACAATGTTGGGATCGTTTACAACCTTCATCATGGCCACGGACATTTGACCAAACTGCCGGAGCTGATGGCCTTGATGAAGCCGTATTTGATCGGTTTGAACTTGAACGGGATGGATGTGGACGGAGACAAAAAGGGACGGAAAATTTTGCCAATCGGGGTCGGCACGGAAGATGTGAAAGTATTGAAAGTGATCAGGGACAGCGGCTATGCGGGACCGGTGGGAATTTTGAATCACACCAATGAGGATGCGGAGGGGCGGTTGAAGGACAACCTGGCAGGATTGCAGTGGGTGGTGGCGCAACTGGATGGCGCGGAGGCGGGTCCAAGACCAAAGTATGTGACCTGGCATGAGGAGCCGAAACTCAAACCGGCCTCGTCCGCGTCTGAGTTTACACCGGAACGCAAGCCATTGCGGGTGGAGGAGTGGCCGGATTGGGAGGCTCCGGTGAATCGGGACCGGATGTTTGATTTTTATGGCAAGCAGGCGCGCTTTTTCATGAAACAAAAGCCGCGTCCTTCGATGGTGGAGGTTTATCCAGGCCTCGATGGCGGGAAGATGGGGCACTGGGGAAATCAGACGGAGGAGACCTGGAGGGATGACCGCTGGAGCAAGAGCGATTTGGGCAATGTGCTGTCGACGGTGATCCATGCTGAAGGGTTCACGTTGCCGAAGGCAGTGGCGTTACGTCTTGGAAACGGTGGGGAGATGGCGGCGGTGTTTGATCCGCTGACATTGTCGTTTCCGCTGGTGTGGAGGGAGGGGTTTTTGAAGGTCTCCGACGTGCGACGGGGGTTCATGGGTGGGATGAGTCTGGAGGGCAAGGTCGTGCAGAAGGAGCGGATCGCGGCACCCAAGGGGAAAGTGGAGTATCGCGGATTTTATCGTGATGGGAAGCGCGTGGTGTTTGCTTATGCCCTGAATGGTGAGGAGTTGCTGGATACGGTTTGGGAAGAGAATGGAGTTTTTCTTCGTGAGCGTGGTCCCGTGGAAGGGCATTCACACAAGTCGGTGTTGAAAGGTGGCGTGACGCAGTGGCCGGGGTGGATCGAGATGAAGGGGGAGATTGGTGAGAACAGGCCGTTCGCCGTCGACACGATTCCGGTGCCTTTTGAGAATCCCTATGGAACGCTTTTCTTCATCAGCGGTCATGATTTTTTCCAGGACGGAACGGCGGCGGTGGCGACGATGACGGGTGAGGTTTGGCTGGTGAAGGGGATTGACGAGAAGTTGGAAAAGGTGCGGTGGAAGCGCTTTGCCACGGGGTTGCATCAACCGTTGGGAGTGAGGATTGTGAACGATCAATTGTATGTGTTGGGGCGTGATCAGATCACGCGCTTGCAGGATTTGAACGGAGATGATGAGGCGGATTTTCATGAGTGTGTGACGAATGCGCAGCTGACCTCCGCCGGTGGGCATGACTACATCACAGGGCTGGAGATCGATGCGGAGGGGCGGTTTTATTTTGCGTCGGGAAACCAGGGGGTGTGCCGGGTAAAGCCGGGAGGTGAGGTTGAGGTGTTGGCAAAGGGGTTTCGCAATCCGAATGGTCTTGGTCTGAGCGAGGATGGCACGGTGACCACAAGTGTGCAGGAGGGCGACTGGACGCCCGCCTCAGCGATTTGCCAGGTGGTGAACGGGGCGCATTTCGGAGCGGGCGGACCGAAGGATGGGAAAATGCCTGAGTTGCCGCTGATTTATTTTCCGCGGGGAGAAGACAATTCGTCAGGCGGGCAGTGTTTTGTCAGTGGAGAGAAGTGGTCGGCTTTGCGAGGCAGGGGTAATGGGAGTGGCAATCTGGTGCATTTTTCACCGGGATCGGGCTCGGCGTTTTTGGTGATGCGCGAGCAGTTGAAAGGGAAGTGGCAGGGAGCGGCGGTGCGTCTGGGGGGCGGCTTCAAGTCGGGGGCGCAGAATGGCAGGTTTCATCCCGTGGATGGGCATCTGTATGTGAGCGGGTTGAACGGTTGGAGCAGCTATACGCCGGAGGATGGGTGCTTGCAGCGGGTGCGGTATGTGGGTGGGGTTGCGGTGCCGGTGGAGATCGAGTCCCGCGACAATGGCGTGCTGATCCGGTTCGATGAGGCGGTGGATGTCAACGTGGCAAAAGAGGCGGCCAAGCATGGGGTGCAGTGTTGGAATTACAAATATTCAGCGGCCTATGGGTCGCCTGAGTGGTCGGTGAAACATCCCGACAAAGCGGGGCATGATGTGCTGGAGGTGCGCAGTGCCCATGTGTTGGAAGGTGGCAAGACGTTGTTTTTGGAGATCCCGCAACTGGTGCCTGCGAACGTGGTGCATCTGCATGTGGCGTTGACGGCAGACCGTTCGGCGGATGTTTTCCTGACGGCGCACGCGCTGGGCGAGGCATTTGTTGAGTTCCCGGGGTATCAGACAATTGCGAAGGAGTCGGCAGCGGTTTCTCCCGATCCGATGGCAAGTTTGAAGATGCCTCCTCCGGCCAAGCCGAATGTCTGGACGAAAGGTGAGGCCGGGCGGAAGCTGGTGATGGAAGCGGCGTTGGGACTGCAGTTTGTGCAAAAGGAACTGCGCGTGAAGGCGGGAGAGCGGGTGACTTTGGAGTTCAATAATCCGGATGTGGTTCCGCACAATTGGGTGTTGCTCAAACCGGGGACCACGGCATCGGTGGGTCAGAAGGTGAATCTGTTGATTGCTGATCCGCAAGGCTTGGCGCGGCATTACATTCCGGAGACCGATGAGGTGCTGGTGTTTACGGACATGGTGAATCCGCAGGAAAAGTTCACCATTCACTTTGATGCGCCGAAGGAGAGGGGAGATTATCCCTATCTGTGCTCGTTCCCCGGCCACTGGCAGGCGATGAACGGGGTGATGAAGGTGGAGTGA
- a CDS encoding SDR family oxidoreductase, with the protein MNTTKIILITGASSGIGEATARHLAAQGHQVFLGARRTDRLEKLAEEIRSTGGLVEYRTLDVTNFEDTQAFADFALEKFGRIDVLINNAGVMPLSPLHELKINEWNQMIDVNIRGVLHGIAAVLPDMQSRKSGHIINISSIGGFQVWPTCAVYSGTKFAVRAISEGLRLENKDVRVTIISPGVVESELAHTITDPGTRSMIEDFRAVALKPEAIARGITYAIDQPADVDVNEIIIRPTSGAQ; encoded by the coding sequence ATGAACACCACCAAAATCATCCTTATCACCGGTGCCTCCAGCGGCATCGGCGAAGCCACCGCCCGCCATCTCGCCGCCCAAGGCCATCAAGTTTTTCTCGGAGCGCGTCGCACCGACCGACTCGAAAAGCTCGCCGAAGAAATTCGCTCCACCGGCGGCCTCGTCGAATACCGCACGCTGGACGTCACCAACTTCGAAGACACCCAGGCCTTCGCCGACTTCGCCCTCGAAAAATTCGGCCGCATCGACGTCCTCATCAACAACGCCGGCGTCATGCCCCTCTCCCCCCTGCACGAACTTAAGATCAACGAATGGAACCAGATGATCGACGTCAACATCCGCGGTGTCCTCCACGGCATCGCCGCTGTGCTCCCCGACATGCAAAGCCGCAAATCCGGACACATCATCAACATCTCCTCCATCGGCGGGTTCCAAGTCTGGCCCACCTGCGCCGTTTACAGCGGCACCAAGTTTGCCGTGCGCGCCATCTCTGAAGGTCTCCGACTCGAAAACAAAGACGTCCGCGTGACCATCATCTCCCCCGGCGTCGTCGAATCCGAACTCGCCCACACCATCACCGATCCCGGCACCCGTTCCATGATCGAAGACTTCCGCGCCGTCGCCCTCAAACCCGAAGCCATCGCGCGCGGCATCACCTACGCCATCGACCAACCCGCCGACGTCGACGTCAACGAAATCATCATCCGCCCCACCTCTGGCGCCCAATAA